CGCGAGGTGGTGCGCGACATCGGGTTCGCCGCGGGCCGGGCCGAGTACTGGCCGGGCGACGTGTCCTCGGCGGCGATGTGGGAGGCGTTGGCTTCGCACGTACGTGAGCGGTATGGCCGCCTGGATGTATTGCACAGCAACGCGTTCACGGTCGTCGTGAAGGCGGCGCACGCGCTGACCGAGGAGGAGTGGGACGGCCAGATGGCCGTCACGCTGAAGGCCTCGTGGCTCGGCATGCGCGCCTTCGCCTCGCTGCTGACCGAACACGAAGGCTGCCTGGTCCTGACCTCCTCGGTCCACGCGCTGATCGGCCTGCCCGGTCATCCGGCATACGCCGCGGCCAAGGGGGCGCTGTGCGCGCTGGGCCGGCAGCTCGCCGTGGAGTACGGACCGCGGGTCCGGGTCAACACCGTGGTCCCCGGGCCGATCATGACGGCGGCCTGGGACCGCGTCGAGCAGGACGCCCGCGCGGCGAGCGTCGCCGAGACCGTGGCCAAGCGATTCGGACGGCCGGAAGAGGTGGCCGCCGCGGTGGCGTTCCTGGCTTCGGCGGACGCCTCCTACATCACCGGAACGACGCTGGTAGTGGACGGCGGATGGTCAGTGGTCAAATCATCCTCCTGACTGACACCACCATCCACGCCGCGAACCGGCGCGAACGAAAGGCCCTTCATGAACACCACGGCGCGAGGACTGCACGGACAGGCCGTCGAGGCGATCGGCGAGCGCATCGTGCGCGGAGTCTACGCCCCAGGCCAGTCGCTGTACCCCGACAAGATCGAGGCCGAACTCGGCGTCAGCAAGACCGTGGTCCGCGAAGCGCTTCGAGTGCTGGCGTCCAAGGGGCTCATCGACTCCAGGCAGAAACGCGGCACCTTCATCAGGCCCCGCGCCGACTGGAACCTGCTCGACGCGGATCTGCTGCGCTGGCAGGGCATGGGCGTACCGGATGAGGGCTTCCTGGAGAACCTGGCCGAGGTCCGCGCCATCGTCGAGCCAGCCGGCGCCCGCTTGGCCGCCGCCCGCCGCACCGAGCAGGACCTGGCGGCGTTGGAGGAGGCGCTGGCGGCGATGGCCGCCGCCGAAGGCGACGTCGAAGCGAACGTCGAAGCCGACCTGCTGTTCCACCGGGCGCTGCTGGCCGCGGCGAACAACGAACTGCTCACCCGGATGGAAGTCGTGATCGAGGCCGGGCTGCGCGTGCGCGACCGGTTCGTCCACGGCGCCGAACACGCCGATGACGCCGTACCCGCCCACCGCTCCGTCCTCGACGCGGTACGCGCCCAGGACCCCGACGCGGCAGCGCGAGCCGTCGAGGATCTGCTCGCCAAGGCCACCGCCGACCTGCGGACCGTGATATCCCGCACGCACCCGAAAGAGTCCGGATGAAGATCACATCGCTGGAGACATTCCTGATCGCCCCCCGGTGGTTGTTCCTGCGCGTCGCGACCGACGAGGGCATCACCGGATGGGGCGAGCCGGTGGTGGAGGGCCGGGCCGAGACCGTCCGCGCCGCGATCCACGAACTCGCCGACTACCTCGTCGGCGAGGACCCGCTGCGCATCGAGCACCACTGGCAGGTGCTCACCAAGGGCGGGTTCTACCGCGGCGGCCCGGTGCTGTCCTCGGCGGTGGCCGGAATCGACCAGGCGCTGTGGGACCTGGCCGGCAAGGCCTACGGCGCGCCGGTCCACCAACTGCTCGGCGGCCCGGTGCGGGACCGCGCCCGCGTCTACGCCTGGATCGGCGGCGACCGGCCGACCGAGGTGGCCGAACTGGCCGCCGCCCAGGCCGAGGCCGGGTTCAGCGCGGTGAAGATGAACGGCTCCGCCCAGATGCGGCACATCGACACCCCCGCGCAGGCCGAGGCGGTCGTCGAGCGGGTCGCCGCGGTCCGCGCGGTCCTCGGTCCAGACCGCGACGTCGTGGTCGACTTCCACGGCCGGATGTCCACGGCCATGTCACGCCGTCTGCTTCCAATGCTCGAACCCTTGCAACCGCTGTTCGTCGAGGAACCGGTCCTCCCCGAGTACTCGCGTGACCTGCGCAGCCTCGTCGAATGCTCCAGCGTCCCGCTGGCGGTCGGCGAGCGGCTGTTCTCCCGCTGGGATTTCCGCGACGTGCTCACCACCGGCATAGCGGTCGCCCAACCGGACCTGTCGCACGCCGGCGGCATCTCGGAGGTGCGACGCATCGCCGCCGCCGCCGAGACCCACGACGTGGCCGTGGCCCCACACTGCCCCCTCGGCCCGCTCGCCCTGGCCGCCAGCCTGCAACTGGCGTTCGCGACACCCAACTTCCTGATCCAGGAACAGAGCCTGGGATTGCACTACAACCGCGGCAACGAGATGTTCGACTACCTGGCCGACCCCGAGCCGCTGCGCGTCCGCGAAGGCCATATCGAGCGCTTCACCGGGCCGGGGCTGGGCATCGAGATCGACGAGGCGGCGGTGCGCCGTGCGGCCGAAGTCGGCCACCGGTGGCGCAACCCCGTCTGGCAGCACGCGGACGGGTCGTTCGCAGAATGGTGACCGTCCAGCAGCCGGCCGTCGAGTTCGACGCCGAGCGCGGCGGGCGCTGGACGTCACTGCGCGCGGGCGGCAGGGAATGGCTGTGGCGGCGCCCCGATCCGGCGCGCCGGACGGTGCGCCCCGGCGACGCCTTCGTCGACGTCGGCGGCGTGGAGGAATGCGTTCCCACGATTCGGGGGCTCCC
The Catenulispora sp. GP43 genome window above contains:
- a CDS encoding FadR/GntR family transcriptional regulator, which translates into the protein MNTTARGLHGQAVEAIGERIVRGVYAPGQSLYPDKIEAELGVSKTVVREALRVLASKGLIDSRQKRGTFIRPRADWNLLDADLLRWQGMGVPDEGFLENLAEVRAIVEPAGARLAAARRTEQDLAALEEALAAMAAAEGDVEANVEADLLFHRALLAAANNELLTRMEVVIEAGLRVRDRFVHGAEHADDAVPAHRSVLDAVRAQDPDAAARAVEDLLAKATADLRTVISRTHPKESG
- a CDS encoding SDR family NAD(P)-dependent oxidoreductase, with translation MNEQRSHRFAGRVAVITGAASGIGAATARRLAAEGAAVVVVDIADEEAREVVRDIGFAAGRAEYWPGDVSSAAMWEALASHVRERYGRLDVLHSNAFTVVVKAAHALTEEEWDGQMAVTLKASWLGMRAFASLLTEHEGCLVLTSSVHALIGLPGHPAYAAAKGALCALGRQLAVEYGPRVRVNTVVPGPIMTAAWDRVEQDARAASVAETVAKRFGRPEEVAAAVAFLASADASYITGTTLVVDGGWSVVKSSS
- the dgoD gene encoding galactonate dehydratase; translated protein: MKITSLETFLIAPRWLFLRVATDEGITGWGEPVVEGRAETVRAAIHELADYLVGEDPLRIEHHWQVLTKGGFYRGGPVLSSAVAGIDQALWDLAGKAYGAPVHQLLGGPVRDRARVYAWIGGDRPTEVAELAAAQAEAGFSAVKMNGSAQMRHIDTPAQAEAVVERVAAVRAVLGPDRDVVVDFHGRMSTAMSRRLLPMLEPLQPLFVEEPVLPEYSRDLRSLVECSSVPLAVGERLFSRWDFRDVLTTGIAVAQPDLSHAGGISEVRRIAAAAETHDVAVAPHCPLGPLALAASLQLAFATPNFLIQEQSLGLHYNRGNEMFDYLADPEPLRVREGHIERFTGPGLGIEIDEAAVRRAAEVGHRWRNPVWQHADGSFAEW